From Thermodesulfobacteriota bacterium, one genomic window encodes:
- a CDS encoding Rpn family recombination-promoting nuclease/putative transposase codes for MSEVANPHDRFVKEVLGQPATARDFLVNYLPADVVDCFDLSTLEVVKDSFIDPKLAEHLSDLLYQVSLQDNRLGYLYLLFEHRSHVLGCPPLDLVRYGVQIWSRHLAVHYARTLPPIIPLIFYHGRNTWVHPLDFAGLFDLPAALVPYRPSWRYELIDLARWPDEDLKGEVLLRSFLLVTKHIFAEDLGERLPDILILLRDLARSKTGLQYVETLLRYVAAGAPQVEEEAFEAAIETALAAGGITMPTLAERWEQRGLERGMQQGLEQGLEQGQRRTMNALRRSIIDALEARFEAVPAAVLLELDKVEREETLHLLHKRAVVIASLEAFRDLVRRTLAD; via the coding sequence ATGAGCGAGGTGGCCAATCCCCACGATCGGTTCGTGAAGGAGGTCCTGGGCCAGCCGGCCACGGCCCGGGACTTTCTGGTCAACTACCTGCCGGCGGATGTGGTCGACTGCTTTGACCTGTCCACCCTGGAGGTGGTGAAGGACAGCTTTATCGATCCCAAGCTGGCGGAGCACCTCTCCGACCTTCTGTACCAGGTGAGTCTGCAGGACAACCGGCTGGGCTACCTCTACCTCCTCTTCGAGCACCGCAGCCATGTTCTGGGCTGTCCGCCCCTGGATCTCGTGCGCTACGGGGTGCAGATCTGGAGCCGGCACCTGGCCGTCCATTACGCACGCACCCTCCCGCCGATCATCCCACTCATCTTCTACCACGGCCGGAACACATGGGTGCATCCTCTGGACTTTGCGGGGCTTTTTGATCTGCCCGCAGCCCTGGTGCCGTACCGGCCGTCGTGGCGCTACGAGCTCATTGACCTGGCCCGCTGGCCGGATGAGGACCTCAAGGGCGAGGTCCTGCTCCGTTCGTTTCTCCTGGTCACCAAGCACATCTTTGCCGAGGATCTTGGCGAACGGTTGCCAGACATCCTGATTCTGCTCCGGGATCTGGCCCGTTCCAAGACCGGACTGCAGTATGTGGAAACCCTGCTCCGCTACGTGGCTGCCGGTGCGCCGCAGGTGGAGGAGGAGGCCTTTGAGGCCGCCATCGAGACGGCCCTTGCCGCAGGAGGGATCACCATGCCCACACTGGCTGAACGTTGGGAACAACGGGGATTGGAGCGAGGAATGCAGCAGGGGCTGGAACAGGGGCTGGAGCAGGGGCAGCGCCGCACCATGAACGCCCTGCGCCGGAGCATCATCGATGCCCTGGAAGCCCGCTTCGAGGCGGTGCCGGCGGCGGTGCTCCTTGAGCTGGACAAGGTGGAGCGGGAAGAGACCTTGCATCTCCTGCACAAGCGAGCGGTGGTCATCGCCTCGTTGGAGGCGTTCCGGGACTTGGTGCGCCGCACCTTGGCCGACTGA